A single genomic interval of Eriocheir sinensis breed Jianghai 21 chromosome 33, ASM2467909v1, whole genome shotgun sequence harbors:
- the LOC127006607 gene encoding histone acetyltransferase KAT6A-like, with the protein MRWAVAAAAVLAIASSALPANAQGTQFLDASPFVLGPPPNPQARRGQNNPPRGFAVGFTQSGGALRPPSNVGQIPLNPRPHFDNPKFEGEEREEVSLKFPEHEEALNVGELTSVFNPQPHFEPFDFEGKEETSSNLPKDEEQTAKFEDEIGDTQPLDDFPLTSPDSSDTHTPAPASPREEQHPPPPPSKTPATFNLPPVPEVTPQQEEELQLKAPSRDNTNHDQDDQNDHYTQTLNPQHHFEATQDVLDVVSAPRPPRSPQPARPRPYPEIPYRRTVHPNQLPTYSGGSDVHDLEAQGSREQQYRVNYEYEDELPGGRYQGEEKEDEEEEEEPDRLSLLLLDSKFACYERKNGYYADEELECEVFHYCQDNVKHSWLCPEGASFHQVHLICMPRSAENICARSSKFHFVNDFLYKELEGSDGRNKTYADRYYPEGFANGVSGAGGGLGAVDVGVVGGGGGSGGGGGGGGDYDGGYSSGGGGGGGGGFGGGGGYSGGGGFGRGGGGGGQVSPRPRRPPPPQSPQPQPLPSYLDAIARQQQQQQQQQQDQSPYQQQRQEQHVPPPQPRPVQQYEEPQIYKEEEHKEEEEPFYSEPQISHPPPPSPQHYQPQQLSPLPPPPPQRGDFRPPPQQFARPPPPQHPPRRFRGRTDGGVGPGQYQGGRARSFEEARTQRREY; encoded by the exons ATGCGgtgggcggtggcggcggcggcggtgttggcGATAGCTTCCTCAGCTTTGCCAGCCAACGCTCAAGGGACGCAGTTCCTGGACGCCTCCCCTTTCGTACTTGgccctccccccaacccccaaGCTCGCAGAGGACAGAACAACCCCCCACGAGGCTTCGCAGTGGGCTTTACACAATCGGGAGGGGCGCTTCGACCCCCGTCAAATGTGGGTCAAATTCCACTGAACCCACGACCCCACTTCGATAACCCTAAGTTCGAAGGGGAGGAACGAGAAGAAGTGAGTTTGAAGTTCCCTGAGCATGAAGAGGCCTTGAACGTTGGCGAGCTGACTTCGGTGTTCAACCCACAACCACACTTTGAACCCTTCGACttcgaggggaaagaagaaacgagTTCGAACCTTCCCAAAGACGAGGAGCAGACAGCGAAGTTCGAGGATGAAATCGGGGACACGCAACCCTTAGATGACTTCCCCCTGACCTCCCCTGACAGCTCCGACACCCACACCCCCGCCCCAGCATCCCCTAGAGAGGAGCAgcaccccccaccacccccatcaaAGACCCCAGCAACTTTTAACCTTCCCCCAGTACCAGAAGTCACCCCACAGCAAGAAGAGGAACTACAGCTGAAGGCACCGAGTAGGGACAACACCAACCACGACCAAGACGACCAAAACGACCATTACACCCAGACCCTCAACCCCCAGCACCACTTCGAAGCGACGCAGGATGTACTGGACGTGGTTTCAGCGCCCCGCCCCCCTCGCTCCCCACAGCCTGCCCGCCCACGCCCCTACCCAGAGATACCTTACCGCCGCACCGTACACCCCAACCAGCTGCCGACG TACTCAGGCGGCTCAGACGTCCATGACCTCGAGGCCCAGGGGTCACGCGAGCAGCAGTACCGCGTGAACTACGAGTACGAGGACGAGCTACCAGGAGGGAGGTACCAgggcgaggagaaagaggacgaggaggaggaagaggagccggaCCGCCTGAGCCTCCTCCTGCTGGACTCCAAATTCGCCTGCTATGAACGCAAGAACGGCTACTACGCGGACGAGGAGCTGGAGTGCGAGGTGTTCCACTACTGCCAGGACAACGTGAAGCACTCGTGGCTGTGTCCCGAGGGCGCGTCCTTCCACCAG GTGCACCTTATCTGCATGCCCCGCTCAGCTGAAAACATATGCGCGCGATCCTCCAAATTCCACTTCGTCAACGACTTCTTGTACAAGGAACTCGAGGGCTCGGACGGCAG GAACAAGACGTACGCTGACAGATACTACCCAGAGGGCTTTGCGAACGGTGTGTCGGGGGCAGGTGGAGGACTGGGCGCAGTTGAcgtgggtgtggtgggtggtggtggtggcagtggtggtggtggcggtggtggtggtgactatgaCGGGGGatacagcagtggtggtggtggtggtggtggtggaggattcggaggtggtggagggtacagtggtgggggtggatttggaagaggtggaggtggtggagggcagGTTTCGCCACGCCCAcgcaggccaccaccaccacaatcaccacaaccacaacctctACCCTCGTACCTCGACGCCATCgcacgccaacaacaacaacaacaacaacaacagcaagaccaGTCCCCCtaccaacaacaacgacaagaacAACACGTACCACCGCCACAACCTCGACCAGTCCAACAATACGAAGAACCGCAAATCtacaaggaggaggaacacaaggaagaagaagaaccgtTTTACAGCGAACCTCAAATATCACACCCACCCCCGCCATCACCCCAACATTATCAACCCCAGCAGTTAtcacccctcccacctcccccgcCGCAGAGAGGAGACTTCCGCCCCCCTCCCCAGCAGTTCGCCAGGCCGCcccctccccagcatccaccCCGGAGGTTCAGGGGGAGGACAGACGGGGGGGTGGGGCCCGGGCAGTAccaaggaggaagagcaagaagttTTGAAGAAGCCCGGACGCAAAGAAGAgagtattaa